One part of the Amphiura filiformis chromosome 5, Afil_fr2py, whole genome shotgun sequence genome encodes these proteins:
- the LOC140152398 gene encoding LOW QUALITY PROTEIN: uncharacterized protein (The sequence of the model RefSeq protein was modified relative to this genomic sequence to represent the inferred CDS: inserted 1 base in 1 codon), with translation MEEDDWLRRGILVSNLPTSDDVTTDKLEIHFSKRANGGGDVEDIIMLDNFMAMVKFKEEKTVESVLAKNPQSLLDSILTITRYTMSDVNQLKTSTNGRPGSFHEYDDSDGIESDGHSSVDQCSCYDLFQIFEQMSVSIQFGKLQSGLLEPGKQQTLNRIRVKTGVKWEIDQSKQLLHLTGNFEEIRQATVMLQHYTIDDEIHNGVERDSYSKDAGDSRSQRQSPSDSPTNGIRAKKIRKTDKLYTPQQANSGSFNQLERSSSLDNPHSGTIATNGDLTSNFEEIRQATVMLQHYTIDDEIHNGVERDSTYSKDADDSRSQRPSSSDSQTNGIRAKKIRKTDKLYSPQQANSLSFNQLERSSSLDNPHSGTITTNGTRSSLGDELHAERQDGLPKLQLRARKPQDNIHRKSSPLARHENPTRLAKPTGINSQDTRSLTTRCLETRSEDNKESKTSRSPVKETCKVDVTRLDPKLLGYIITIRKSELEEIQKRFSVNFITTENGQVTLEVRNDSNMLSNSKNAIAEFQALLGKIREKDPEPVSFDFKKWSLTEEELKDICRKARNANPEITVALGDNSTSIQVYGISIAVKKAEDWMSENVFAFVEDQEEEDDEEMEEEHEVEEDADEDDDEEENDGDEEEEVNTQEIPRGHGGACVSQFQLPDKYEEKRSRNRDPMNHDSEAKLEQRPFSEMTDTRRGIPNGRVGSQFQLPDRYEEKRSRNKDPMNQDSEAKLEQRPFSEMTDTRRGIPNGRVGSQFQLPDRYEEKRSRNKDPMNQDSEAKLEQRPFSEMTDTRGIPNGRVDSMSGAEFRSASYPSKSSYGTNETRGHAPSFQSQQKIPARFSAPGNKSKFGRQSEPKSDATPAPSGTDMLENKDKFDQKKLDFIQENRYGDITRLADTFHVDFEMKGNGKVQIRKRKSEDASDIKMNVALCRALCALTNLVKSLSDFESQTIDLRDFEDVPRKVLDRIIAEVKQHKDLLVIDGLGCKVEFFGPKDNVRNAVDNLKMEIREGTKADKTSSTTNGLSGKQPMNAGVKHRNYTVSSAQHQHKSSSQSVAFSSTTTKALRPSNDSDDTKKPVTMPTTGTKSHRPFSQTDSDDTTKRSVATPTSRVIEHVFDQKILDFIQTIRYDDINKLGIKFGVDFEMKGNGIVQIQQQNGIAVSKIKMNVAKAALITLVDSLNNKLKSYTIDLRDFDVPQKVLDKAIAEAKQNKDVLVIDGPGCKVELFGAKDKLGTAVDSLLKVIKSGKVDDKPKVMAEAVGTPRSRDMPARFTSQLGDPERNITEVASFDYQTAHGFNDEMFSSFHQSQSTGSSIDPGYDIVDQPQRNGIWGNHDKKASESRSGSILSDPRNYPELNEDAKGFIKDDMEVDGDHWYDGELTSIVMHNGLPQQHHHPNRVFSRAEAEPRYFVDEDIRGAHGGGSGHGGGGGYFEDSDDDDDETSPGGLLNDISAYGDLDADVSYGNVDDDVMDVSYGARDHGDDDVSLPASNSTVLNTSAGFDIEIVQGDITLEFVSVIVTSADAHLGSCTGVGRAIKKAGGHELAEACRKWVELRGTVDSSRPVYTTGGNLTCSQVLHVVPPDMSSAAASFGQNPLSDMMQSILKICXSSSEANTIAMPAIGIDSLQIRRETYARYLFEAILNYIKSQSHRRRTGVLQKLKIVDKNASLIESIQKVFTTMSTDPTNRRFFQPPPPGSDSSHIARSQSARHFDTGARPNRSRRNRSWDRDQNRNRHVRNGNGMLRSERLTRSTMAAKFQDDDFDDVMQAPTPMPTSSSSQQDVNSEADKCPICLDIFKQPKTLKCKHTFCSTCLAGSVKHQGQTCPVCKEPFGKGKRVRTMPSGTMDVRYDPNTRVPGFPDANGAIVITYKFTSGVQAPSHPNPGRTYKAATRIAYLPDNPEGRDVLNLLKRAFDSRLTFTVGTSSSTGERDVIVWNDIHHKTSVTGGSVNHGYPDPTYLARVRRELEDKGIR, from the exons CTGTTGAATCTGTCCTGGCTAAAAATCCCCAGTCCCTACTCGACTCGATTCTCACGATCACTCGATACACCATGTCAGATGTAAACCAGTTGAAGACATCTACCAACGGTCGACCAGGGAGTTTTCATGAATATGATGACTCTGATGGAATAGAATCAGATGGTCATTCAAGTGTTGATCAGTGCTCTTGTTACGACCTATTCCAG ATATTTGAACAGATGTCCGTCTCCATTCAGTTTGGAAAACTACAAAGCGGTTTGCTGGAACCTGGAAAACAACAGACTCTAAATAGAATTAGGGTTAAGACAGGTGTGAAATGGGAAATCGACCAATCCAAACAATTGCTTCATCTAACCGGCAATTTCGAAGAAATACGGCAAGCTACTGTAATGTTACAACATTATACAATTGATGACGAGATACACAATGGAGTTGAAAGGGATAGTTATAGCAAAGACGCGGGCGATTCGAGGTCTCAACGGCAATCGCCGTCAGATTCTCCAACAAATGGCATCAGAGCAAAGAAGATTCGCAAAACAGACAAGTTATACACTCCACAACAAGCCAACTCAGGGTCTTTCAATCAGTTAGAAAGAAGCAGTTCTCTAGATAATCCACATTCAGGAACTATCGCCACCAATGGCGATCTAACTAGCAATTTTGAAGAAATTCGGCAAGCTACTGTAATGTTACAACATTATACAATTGATGACGAGATACACAATGGAGTTGAAAGGGATTCGACTTATAGCAAAGACGCGGATGATTCGAGGTCTCAACGACCATCGTCGTCAGATTCTCAAACAAATGGCATCAGAGCAAAGAAGATTCGCAAAACAGACAAGTTATACTCTCCACAACAAGCCAACTCACTGTCGTTCAATCAGTTAGAAAGAAGCAGTTCTCTAGATAATCCACATTCAGGGACTATCACCACCAATGGTACCCGTTCTTCATTGGGAGATGAGCTTCATGCAGAACGACAGGATGGCCTTCCAAAACTGCAGCTTAGAGCTAGAAAGCCACAAGACAACATCCACAGGAAATCATCACCATTGGCACGCCATGAAAACCCGACGCGACTAGCTAAACCCACTGGTATTAATTCTCAAGACACGCGCTCGCTAACTACGAGATGTTTAGAAACACGCAGTGAAGACAACAAAGAGAGTAAGACGTCAAGGTCTCCGGTTAAAGAAACTTGTAAAGTAGATGTTACTCGTCTTGATCCAAAGTTACTAGGTTACATTATAACTATACGCAAATCAGAATTGGAAGAGATTCAAAAGCGTTTTTCGGTTAATTTCATTACCACTGAGAATGGTCAGGTAACATTGGAAGTGAGAAACGATTCTAATATGTTGTCTAATTCTAAGAATGCCATCGCGGAATTTCAAGCTCTTCTTGGTAAAATTCGAGAAAAAGATCCAGAACCTGTATCATTTGATTTCAAAAAGTGGAGTCTAACTGAAGAAGAATTAAAAGATATTTGCCGTAAAGCACGAAATGCCAATCCAGAAATTACTGTCGCACTGGGAGATAACTCAACCAGTATTCAGGTTTACGGCATCAGCATTGCAGTTAAGAAAGCAGAAGATTGGATGTCAGAAAACGTATTTGCTTTTGTAGAAGATCAAGAAGAGGAAGACGACGAGGAGATGGAGGAAGAGCATGAGGTGGAGGAAGATgcggatgaggatgatgatgaagaagagaaCGATGGAGATGAGGAAGAGGAAGTGAATACTCAAGAAATTCCACGTGGTCATGGTGGTGCATGTGTATCTCAATTTCAACTGCCAGATAAATATGAAGAAAAGAGGAGCCGTAACAGAGATCCCATGAACCACGATTCAGAAGCCAAACTAGAACAAAGACCATTCAGCGAAATGACAGACACACGACGAGGGATTCCAAATGGTAGAGTGGGTTCCCAATTTCAACTGCCAGATAGATATGAAGAAAAGAGGAGCCGTAACAAAGATCCCATGAACCAAGATTCAGAAGCCAAACTAGAACAAAGACCATTCAGCGAAATGACAGACACACGACGAGGGATTCCAAACGGTAGAGTGGGTTCCCAATTTCAACTGCCAGATAGATATGAAGAAAAGAGGAGCCGTAACAAAGATCCCATGAACCAAGATTCAGAAGCCAAACTAGAACAAAGACCATTCAGCGAAATGACAGACACGCGAGGGATTCCAAACGGTAGAGTTGATTCCATGAGTGGTGCTGAATTCCGTTCTGCAAGCTATCCGTCAAAGTCCTCATACGGGACAAATGAAACCCGAGGCCATGCGCCTTCTTTCCAAAGCCAGCAAAAAATACCTGCGAGATTTTCTGCACCAGGAAACAAATCCAAATTTGGCCGTCAAAGTGAGCCGAAGTCAGACGCAACCCCTGCACCAAGTGGTACAGACATGCTAGAGAATAAGGACAAGTTTGACCAAAAGAAACTGGACTTCATTCAAGAAAATCGTTACGGTGATATAACAAGATTAGCAGACACATTTCATGTAGATTTTGAAATGAAAGGCAATGGAAAAGTTCAAATACGAAAACGAAAATCAGAAGATGCTTCCGATATCAAGATGAATGTGGCTCTCTGCCGGGCTCTCTGCGCTCTAACCAACTTAGTCAAATCTCTGTCAGATTTTGAATCTCAGACCATAGATTTGAGAGACTTCGAAGATGTCCCACGGAAGGTTTTGGACAGGATCATTGCTGAAGTCAAGCAGCACAAAGATTTGCTGGTAATCGATGGACTAGGTTGCAAAGTTGAGTTTTTCGGGCCCAAGGATAACGTTCGCAACGCAGTTGATAATTTGAAGATGGAAATAAGAGAGGGCACAAAGGCTGACAAGACAAGTTCAACGACAAATGGATTATCCGGGAAACAACCGATGAATGCGGGGGTTAAACATCGGAATTATACCGTGTCGTCTGCTCAACACCAACATAAATCAAGCAGTCAATCGGTAGCAttttcatcaacaacaacaaaggcTCTCAGACCTTCCAACGACTCGGATGATACGAAGAAGCCAGTCACGATGCCAACAACAGGAACCAAGTCTCACAGACCTTTTTCACAGACCGACTCTGATGATACTACCAAGAGGTCAGTCGCCACTCCAACATCAAGAGTCATTGAACACGTGTTTGATCAAAAGATACTTGATTTCATTCAAACTATTCGCTATGATGACATTAACAAACTTGGAATCAAGTTTGGAGTTGATTTTGAAATGAAAGGTAATGGTATTGTTCAGATACAGCAACAGAATGGTATTGCTGTTTCTAAAATCAAGATGAACGTCGCTAAGGCCGCTTTGATAACCTTGGTAGATTCTCTAAACAACAAACTAAAATCCTACACCATAGATTTGAGAGACTTTGATGTCCCGCAGAAGGTTCTGGACAAAGCTATCGCTGAAGCCAAGCAGAACAAAGATGTGCTCGTTATCGATGGTCCTGGCTGCAAAGTTGAGCTTTTTGGTGCCAAAGATAAACTTGGAACTGCAGTTGATAGTCTTCTGAAGGTTATTAAATCGGGTAAAGTCGATGACAAGCCCAAAGTCATGGCAGAAGCTGTGGGAACGCCGCGATCGAGAGATATGCCTGCTAGGTTTACCAGCCAGCTAGGAGACCCAGAAAGAAACATAACTGAGGTGGCTAGCTTTGATTACCAAACCGCGCACGGCTTTAATGACGAGATGTTTAGTTCGTTCCATCAAAGCCAAAGCACAGGGAGTTCCATAGACCCAGGTTACGATATCGTAGATCAGCCACAGAGGAATGGGATATGGGGAAACCATGACAAGAAAGCGTCAGAATCGAGAAGTGGCAGTATACTGAGTGACCCAAGAAATTATCCTGAATTGAACGAAGATGCCAAAGGATTTATTAAAGACGATATGGAGGTTGATGGTGATCACTGGTACGATGGGGAGCTTACGTCAATCGTGATGCATAACGGACTaccacaacaacatcatcatccaaACAGGGTATTTAGCAGAGCTGAAGCTGAACCCAGGTATTTCGTTGATGAAGACATCCGTGGTGCacatggtggtggtagtggtcaTGGTGGGGGTGGTGGTTACTTTGAAGAcagtgatgatgacgatgatgaaacTTCTCCAGGCGGTCTCCTCAATGACATTAGTGCTTACGGAGATCTTGATGCCGATGTAAGCTACGGAAATGTTGACGACGATGTCATGGATGTGAGCTACGGAGctcgtgatcatggtgatgatgaCGTAAGCCTACCGGCATCAAATTCAACTGTGCTGAATACATCAGCTGGTTTTGATATAGAGATCGTACAGGGTGACATCACATTAGAATTTGTTTCGGTAATCGTCACTTCCGCAGATGCGCATTTGGGGAGCTGCACGGGTGTTGGTAGAGCCATTAAAAAAGCCGGTGGACACGAGCTCGCGGAAGCATGTAGGAAATGGGTTGAACTACGCGGTACAGTTGATAGTTCACGGCCTGTCTATACAACAGGTGGAAATTTGACGTGCAGTCAAGTGTTACACGTGGTTCCACCAGACATGTCTTCTGCAGCGGCAAGCTTCGGACAGAATCCATTGAGTGATATGATGCAGAGCATATTGAAGATTT TATCGTCCTCTGAAGCAAACACCATTGCTATGCCTGCAATTGGAATTG ATTCGCTACAAATACGCAGAGAGACTTATGCACGATATCTTTTCGAAGCCATCTTGAATTACATCAAGTCGCAATCCCATAGACGTAGGACTGGAGTGCTGCAAAAACTCAAGATAGTAGACAAAAATGCATCTCTGATTGAAAGTATACAAAAGGTTTTCACCACCATGTCTACAGATCCCACAAATAGACGCTTCTTCCAACCGCCGCCTCCAGGATCAGACTCTTCCCACATTGCACGGTCACAGTCGGCCCGTCATTTCGACACAGGCGCGAGACCAAATCGATCAAGAAGAAATAGAAGCTGGGACAGAGACCAAAATCGCAATCGACATGTCCGGAATGGAAATGGGATGCTTCGCAGTGAGCGACTGACGCGAAGTACAATGGCAGCAAAATTTCAAGATGATGATTTTGATGATGTCATGCAAGCACCGACACCAAtgccaacatcatcatcatcgcagCAAGATGTCAATTCGGAGGCGGATAAATGCCCGATATGCTTAGATATATTTAAACAACCGAAGACTTTGAAATGTAAGCATACATTCTGCAGCACATGTCTGGCTGGATCTGTTAAACACCAAGGCCAAACCTGTCCTGTATGTAAGGAACCATTCGGGAAAGGGAAACGTGTGAGAACCATGCCATCAGGCACGATGGACGTTAGGTATGATCCTAACACCCGTGTACCAGGATTTCCAGATGCAAATGGAGCTATCGTTATAACCTACAAATTCACAAGTGGAGTTCAAGCG CCTAGTCATCCCAATCCAGGACGCACATACAAAGCTGCCACTCGTATTGCATACCTACCAGACAACCCAGAAGGACGCGACGTCCTTAATCTTCTCAAGAGAGCTTTCGACAGCAGATTGACCTTCACCGTTGGAACGTCTTCTTCGACCGGAGAACGGGATGTTATTGTATGGAATGATATTCATCATAAGACAAGTGTCACTGGTGGATCTGTGAA TCATGGTTACCCAGATCCTACATATCTTGCCAGAGTGCGAAGGGAACTAGAAGACAAAGGCATACGTTAA